In one window of Photorhabdus laumondii subsp. laumondii DNA:
- a CDS encoding GPW/gp25 family protein, with product MTNKILADIYGRGWTFPPQFFVKDNSHPKIQTGVTMAEGAENVRQSMKILFLTEPGERIMREDYGCGLNDYLFANINDELIAEIKTRIEERVLRYEPRAEITVIQVDQRTDLLNTLHVQVTYALRGSDINQQLEGVLEVNEGRVQVNL from the coding sequence ATGACAAATAAAATATTAGCCGATATTTATGGTCGGGGCTGGACATTTCCGCCGCAATTTTTTGTCAAAGATAATTCTCATCCCAAAATACAAACCGGCGTAACAATGGCAGAAGGTGCAGAAAATGTTCGCCAAAGCATGAAAATTCTTTTTCTCACCGAGCCAGGCGAACGGATTATGCGTGAAGATTATGGGTGCGGTCTAAATGATTATCTATTTGCTAATATCAATGATGAATTGATAGCTGAAATTAAAACCCGGATTGAAGAGCGCGTACTGCGCTATGAACCGCGCGCGGAAATCACGGTGATTCAGGTCGATCAGAGAACAGACTTGCTAAATACCTTACATGTCCAGGTGACTTACGCCCTGAGAGGTAGCGATATCAACCAACAGCTTGAAGGCGTCCTTGAAGTGAATGAAGGCCGGGTACAGGTGAACCTATGA
- a CDS encoding contractile injection system tape measure protein, with protein sequence MTSEPNLLTRITITIEANNSQVAKKVLHGSLFNQTNIKNLFNTFFTQYPINQDIYLETLTLDLGEINLHNFNSLFPVRLNIALNKALNQYQINNQERKISLIKSQSQSQSQSQSQEITNKPYLLYVNNSINIEVFIHYLNQKNSAFNLVEIKNNHKNIDINIQQLINQLAGIEDKWTLFLAKSCLSEPSLQRLLALKQPALLSAINNRLSEGVNRSQYLGEPVSPGQLILNALQYIQLNNTQEIPKLDAKVLSHITSELDNGTLNATSIITLFRQIITDNIPLNNWLKQIWQTITVAKFSKKYLSAKEYQYLSEHFISDHADKDKSSKKLAVTHVDIKNVHRYKYSINQETISENQKIFSASNNLHITGNNSNPLQTTNKARDKSVLLSEQTLPYQVNNAGILVLWPMLPALFNQLGLLEEQRFIHHQAQFNAVNLLNYLILGDKEVQIKQNILNNVLCGLMADEVIELAPTEPEKQLIIDQWLDAVISQLPGWKKLTHNDARQLFLQRPGQLLIDEKEIKITVQHQPFDILLADWPWPLNIAKLPWLDCPLNIDWQNI encoded by the coding sequence ATGACTTCGGAGCCAAATCTGTTAACCCGGATTACCATTACTATTGAAGCTAATAATTCACAGGTGGCTAAAAAAGTATTACATGGCTCCCTGTTTAATCAAACCAATATAAAAAATTTATTTAATACATTCTTTACTCAATATCCCATTAATCAGGATATCTATTTAGAAACATTAACTCTGGATCTTGGTGAAATAAATTTACATAATTTCAATTCACTATTCCCTGTAAGACTTAATATTGCACTAAATAAAGCATTAAACCAATATCAAATTAATAATCAGGAGAGAAAAATATCCCTAATAAAATCACAATCACAATCACAATCACAATCACAATCACAAGAAATAACCAACAAACCTTATTTATTATATGTCAATAACTCAATTAATATTGAAGTTTTCATTCATTATTTAAATCAAAAAAACTCCGCATTCAATTTAGTAGAGATTAAAAATAATCATAAAAATATTGATATCAATATTCAACAATTAATTAATCAATTAGCTGGAATAGAAGATAAATGGACTTTGTTTTTAGCAAAAAGCTGTTTATCTGAACCAAGTCTGCAACGGTTATTAGCGCTCAAGCAACCCGCCTTATTAAGCGCTATTAACAACAGACTATCCGAAGGAGTAAACAGATCACAATATTTGGGGGAGCCTGTCTCCCCCGGACAACTGATACTCAATGCGTTGCAATATATACAGCTAAATAATACACAGGAGATACCTAAACTGGATGCGAAAGTGCTATCACATATCACCTCTGAATTAGATAACGGTACACTTAATGCAACATCTATTATTACGTTATTTCGCCAGATTATTACTGACAATATTCCATTAAATAATTGGTTAAAACAGATCTGGCAAACTATTACTGTTGCAAAATTTAGTAAAAAATATCTATCAGCTAAAGAATATCAATATTTATCTGAGCATTTTATTTCAGACCATGCAGATAAAGATAAATCTAGCAAGAAATTAGCCGTAACTCATGTTGATATTAAAAATGTTCATAGATATAAATATTCAATAAATCAGGAGACAATATCAGAGAACCAGAAAATATTTTCAGCATCGAATAACCTACATATTACAGGAAATAACTCTAACCCATTACAGACTACCAATAAAGCACGCGATAAATCGGTTTTATTATCCGAACAAACTCTTCCCTATCAGGTAAATAATGCGGGGATATTGGTTTTATGGCCGATGCTACCCGCATTATTTAATCAACTTGGCTTACTTGAAGAACAACGATTTATTCATCATCAAGCCCAATTTAATGCGGTTAATTTACTTAATTATCTGATTTTGGGAGATAAAGAAGTACAGATAAAACAAAATATATTGAATAACGTTCTGTGTGGATTAATGGCTGACGAAGTGATTGAATTAGCCCCCACTGAACCAGAAAAACAATTGATCATAGATCAATGGCTAGATGCCGTTATCAGCCAACTTCCCGGCTGGAAAAAATTAACCCACAATGACGCGCGGCAACTGTTTTTACAACGGCCCGGTCAGTTACTAATAGACGAAAAGGAAATCAAAATCACGGTACAACATCAACCGTTTGATATTCTGTTAGCCGATTGGCCGTGGCCATTAAATATCGCCAAACTTCCCTGGCTGGATTGCCCTTTAAATATTGACTGGCAAAACATTTAG
- a CDS encoding tail fiber protein: MEKEYNLSNIENTNPESIGPSVDALKNRFKEGSIPLQTDYSDLINIADIGRQAVGKAPNQIDNPNSGLVLNNDSGLAVKVNISGGLQADKDGVSVKIKDKSLLADNNGLSVNYGKGLQLDKDNDNKLTINSHDGIEIVAGGVKVKAGNGITVNSSGVSIDPNTVLPRGMIVMFSGKSVPTGWTLCDGNNGTPNLIDRFILGGNFSGIDGKSSTTVSGPKDSKSFNFNSNEATLNINGKTSERSLSIGQIPNHSHLSGINIDTNIMAQYGATQIGKTDRAVASSKNTSERYLYYSSGILSSNGTIGQNSPETHDHDINLTNTGNHFHKNQITTPYYILAFIMKT, encoded by the coding sequence ATGGAAAAAGAATATAATCTATCCAATATAGAAAACACCAATCCTGAATCAATAGGACCTTCAGTAGATGCATTAAAAAATCGCTTTAAAGAAGGCAGTATCCCCCTACAAACTGATTATTCAGACCTGATTAATATTGCTGATATCGGTCGCCAGGCAGTTGGTAAAGCACCCAATCAAATCGATAATCCAAATTCAGGCTTAGTGCTGAATAATGATAGTGGATTAGCAGTAAAGGTTAACATTAGCGGCGGTTTACAAGCGGATAAAGATGGTGTCAGTGTAAAAATCAAGGATAAAAGCCTATTAGCTGATAATAACGGATTATCAGTAAATTATGGCAAAGGGTTACAACTTGATAAAGATAATGACAATAAGCTTACAATCAATAGTCATGACGGTATTGAAATAGTTGCCGGAGGTGTAAAAGTTAAAGCTGGGAATGGTATCACGGTTAATTCAAGCGGCGTCAGTATTGATCCTAACACAGTACTCCCTAGAGGAATGATTGTAATGTTTTCTGGTAAAAGTGTTCCTACAGGCTGGACATTATGTGATGGTAATAATGGCACACCAAATTTAATTGACCGATTTATTTTAGGAGGAAATTTTTCTGGTATTGATGGAAAGAGCAGTACTACCGTTTCAGGTCCTAAAGACAGCAAATCATTTAATTTTAACTCTAATGAAGCTACATTAAATATCAATGGTAAAACAAGTGAGAGATCATTATCTATTGGACAAATACCTAATCATAGCCATCTTAGTGGAATAAATATTGATACAAATATCATGGCTCAATATGGCGCTACTCAGATCGGCAAAACAGATAGAGCTGTAGCCTCATCAAAGAATACCAGCGAGAGATATCTCTATTATTCATCAGGAATACTCTCCTCTAATGGAACGATCGGCCAAAACAGTCCTGAAACACACGATCATGATATTAATTTAACAAACACAGGCAATCATTTCCACAAGAACCAAATAACAACTCCTTATTATATACTTGCTTTCATCATGAAAACTTGA